From the Longimicrobiaceae bacterium genome, the window CCACGCCGCTGTCCGTCTGCGCCAGGTACACCATGCTCGACCACGGCCCCGCGGTGGGAAACGCGATGGCGCGCGGCGGATCCTGGATGCGCCGCAGGTTGCGCGTGCACCCGCCAAGCACAGCGATCAGGACCAGAACGGCGGCGGGTCGAACGAAGCGCATTCGGAAGATGCAGTGAGTGCGATGCTCGCCGCTGGACATGGAGCGGCCGACGCGGCGCGGATGACCGGGAGATGCGCCCCGATCCACCGCATTTCTCCCTCCCCCAGGCAGTTTGGGGGGAGGGCCGGGGAGGGGGCCCGCGGAGCTTTCGGCAGATGCGAAGCCTTCCGCCAACCGACGAAACAGCCGCGGCCCGGCAATATAGCGGGGACGCGGCTGTTTTCACCTGCGGGACTCGTAGCAGCTCGCTACGCGGCGAGGGGCTTCCGGGGATGGATGACCGGGGCCGGCGCCGGAGCGGCGGAGAGCGACGGCGTCTCTTCCGTGACGGTGAAGCGGGCGACCTCGGCCTCCAGCTCGCGGGCGATGCCGGCCAGCTCCTGCGCCGATGCGCTCATCTCCTCCATCGCGGCGTTGATCTCCTGCACCGCGGCCGCGGCCTCCTCCGCGCCGGCGGCGTTGGCCTCTGACGCGGCAACCACGGCGGCCAGGTCGGCGTCAGAAGCGGCGCCGCGCGCCTCCAGGCCCACCGCCCGCAACGCCTCGCGGCTGGCGTCGGCGATGCGCGCCGCCGCCGTCCCGATGTCGCCCACGCCGGCCAGGCTCTGCTCCACCACGCCCACGATCTCGCGCATCGCCCGGCCCGCATCTTCCGCCAGGCGCGCGCCCTGCTTCACCTCTGCCGTGCCGTGCTGCATGCCGTCGACCGCGCGGGCGGTGGCGTCCTGCACGCCGCGGATCAGCTCGGCCGCCTCTGCCGCGGCCTCGCCGGAGCGGTTGGCCAGCACGCGCACCTCGGCCGCCACCACCGCGAAGCCGCGGCCGTGGTGGCCGGCGCGCGCCGCCTCGATGGCCGCGTTGAGCGCCAGCAGGTTCGTCTGCGCCGCCATGTCGGTGATCACGCCGGTGATGCGGCCCACGCGGTCCGAGAGCTCGCGCATCTCCTCGATCTGCGCGGCGGACTGGAGCACTGTCTCGCGGATGCGCTCCAGGCTGCCCACCGCCTGCCCGATCACCCGCGACCCGTCGCGCGCCACCGTCACCGCGTGCTCCGACGCCGCCGAGACGCCGGCCGCACGCTCCGCCACCGTATCGACCGAGCCCACCAGCCCGCCCAGCGCCGCCGCCATGCGCTGCGTGTCGCGCGCCTGCTGCTGCGCGCCCTGCGCCACCCGCGTGAGCGAATCGGCCACGCCCTCCGCCGCGGAGGTCACGTGCTCCGACGCGGCCGAGAGCGCCTCGGCCACGCCCAGCACCTCGCCGGCGCGGCCGCGGATGGCGTGCACCACCCCGGCCAGGCGCCCCGTGCCGGTGTTGATGGCGCGCACGGCGTTGCCCACCGCGCCCACGCCGCCGTCCGCGCGCGCCGTGAGGTCGCCCGCGCCCAGCCGCTCGGCCATGCGCACCAGCTCCTCGGACTGGCGTGTCTCGGCCTCCAGCCCGCGCGCGATGTAGATGAGCACCGACGCCTCGAACACCACCCATGCCGCGTGCACCGCCACGATGTGCCAGCCCATGTGGTCCGCGAAGACGTAGACGTGCGCGCCGCCCATCTGCAGCCCGTGGAAGCCGGCATGGTGCAGGGCGGCCACCGTGGCGCCCCACACCACCACGCGCCAGTCGCGGTACACCAGCAGGAACGCCAGCACGGCGAAGATGTGGAAGTGCGTCTCGATCATGCCGTGCGTCTGGTGGATCAGCAGCGCCGACATGAGCAGCAGCGCCGCCCCCAGCGTCATCCGCGACGCCACCGAGCCCGGCTTCGCCCACGCCACCAGCAGCCCCGCCGCGATCAGCCCGCCGCCGAACACCAGCGCAGCGAACCACGTCCCATACAGCGGCGCCAGCGCGAGCACGAGCGGAGCGTGCGCCAGCAGCAGGCGGCTCAGCAGCCGGTCGCCGTCGCGGTAGCCCGCGGCCAGCAGCGCTCCGTCCGCCAGGCCCACGCCCGCTCCCTCGGCTCGACTCGCAGCTTCGGGAACCGCGGCCGGCATCTTCAAGGTCGGATAGAGCATCTGTATCGGCATCGTCCATTCGGTGCCCGCCGCGCCCGCGGTATCTCCGCGGCACGTCCTGCCAAACGTGCAACGCGCGTCCGCAGCTTATGGACGCACGTTCGGCAAACATTGTACAAACAATTTGCAAGAAGCCCACCCGCGGTCCTCGCAGGCGGTGGTGCCCAGCCCGCGCACGCGTGATTCACCGGCGCGTGCGCGACGGGCCAAATATAGGTTGGCGTGGGCCCTCCTTGCACCCCGCGCTCCGCTCCCGCCATGCCGCACGCCCGCGTCAATCGAACGTGTCTGAGACGGAGGCAGGCCGCCACTCGCGTCCGGGTTTGCAGCCCGGCCTTCGCACTCCCGCCGCCACTCTGTCTCCGCCAACTCCCGCCATCTACGAACGAAAGGACGGCCGCCGCAGCAGCCGTCCCTCCTTCGTTCCCACGGTGCGAAACCGGCCTCGTTCGGTCCATCGCGAGCCAGCCCGAAGACCGATTTTGCCCGGCAGGCGTCAACCGGCTTTTCGCGGCCGTCCGCCCTTCGCTCCATTCACGCGGGAGGCGGCCGCCTTCTCCTCGGACGGCACGCGCGCGAGGGCGCGGGCCGCGAGCGTCGCAGACGACGGTACCTCGGTAACGGTGTAGCGAATTCCATGTTCGGAACAGGCTTTCTCGAACTCGTCGGCAGACGCGGCGAATTCCCGCCGAAGCTCGTCCACGCTCGTCCCCCAGAAATCG encodes:
- a CDS encoding methyl-accepting chemotaxis protein, whose amino-acid sequence is MLYPTLKMPAAVPEAASRAEGAGVGLADGALLAAGYRDGDRLLSRLLLAHAPLVLALAPLYGTWFAALVFGGGLIAAGLLVAWAKPGSVASRMTLGAALLLMSALLIHQTHGMIETHFHIFAVLAFLLVYRDWRVVVWGATVAALHHAGFHGLQMGGAHVYVFADHMGWHIVAVHAAWVVFEASVLIYIARGLEAETRQSEELVRMAERLGAGDLTARADGGVGAVGNAVRAINTGTGRLAGVVHAIRGRAGEVLGVAEALSAASEHVTSAAEGVADSLTRVAQGAQQQARDTQRMAAALGGLVGSVDTVAERAAGVSAASEHAVTVARDGSRVIGQAVGSLERIRETVLQSAAQIEEMRELSDRVGRITGVITDMAAQTNLLALNAAIEAARAGHHGRGFAVVAAEVRVLANRSGEAAAEAAELIRGVQDATARAVDGMQHGTAEVKQGARLAEDAGRAMREIVGVVEQSLAGVGDIGTAAARIADASREALRAVGLEARGAASDADLAAVVAASEANAAGAEEAAAAVQEINAAMEEMSASAQELAGIARELEAEVARFTVTEETPSLSAAPAPAPVIHPRKPLAA